From Coraliomargarita parva, one genomic window encodes:
- a CDS encoding helix-turn-helix transcriptional regulator, whose product MRLDQWITLRMQLIWAYEKRMKHTEEFYETRNNFQTALLVKKGWAEAGQSKASVKRARKGQWLVLRQGKRLQRFSPNCEILSIGFRFQFPTGDAVYDEGYPLCFESHLSPEFNEAALKVLEEVRLHIGDGYYLRQQEMDMEHFLMSQNALRVFLIELAKVFHSHEMPPQTGIQENPLVSQALVTIDEAINAPDKKIKTSDIARRMQLSTSHLDRLMVSGTGRTIHQQIEARKLQLAQDALIADHSSLKTIAYDLGFSSPSHFNYWFKQREGVTPLAYRQQQRVHD is encoded by the coding sequence ATGCGACTCGACCAATGGATCACGCTGCGCATGCAACTGATCTGGGCCTATGAGAAGCGGATGAAGCATACGGAAGAATTTTACGAAACACGAAATAACTTCCAAACCGCACTTCTCGTCAAAAAAGGATGGGCGGAGGCCGGTCAGAGCAAAGCCTCCGTCAAACGAGCCAGAAAGGGACAATGGCTCGTTCTCCGCCAGGGCAAGCGCCTCCAGCGTTTCAGTCCCAACTGTGAGATCCTCTCGATCGGATTTCGTTTTCAATTTCCGACCGGTGATGCCGTTTACGACGAAGGCTACCCTCTTTGCTTTGAAAGCCATCTATCTCCCGAATTTAACGAAGCAGCGCTAAAGGTCCTGGAAGAAGTCAGACTGCACATCGGGGATGGCTATTACCTACGCCAGCAAGAGATGGATATGGAGCATTTCCTGATGTCACAAAATGCACTCCGAGTCTTCCTCATAGAACTCGCGAAAGTCTTTCATTCGCATGAAATGCCGCCACAAACAGGGATCCAAGAGAATCCACTGGTCAGCCAGGCCTTGGTCACCATTGATGAGGCAATCAATGCGCCCGATAAAAAAATAAAGACCTCGGACATTGCGCGTCGCATGCAATTAAGCACGTCACATCTGGATCGTTTGATGGTCTCCGGAACTGGCCGCACCATCCACCAACAGATTGAGGCCCGAAAACTACAACTCGCCCAGGATGCATTAATTGCCGATCACAGCAGCCTGAAAACAATCGCCTACGATCTCGGATTTTCCTCCCCCTCTCACTTCAACTACTGGTTCAAGCAGCGTGAAGGCGTCACTCCATTGGCGTATCGGCAGCAGCAGAGAGTCCACGATTGA
- a CDS encoding FAD-dependent oxidoreductase: MNPNLNSKHFAADLCVVGGGMAGLVAAVAAARRGASVVLIHDRPVLGGNASSEVRMWICGALGYHRKETGILEEIMLLNMKRNPGGCYSVWDSVLYEFAAMTPGLTTLLNCSCNDLEMEGSRITKVNAWQLTTQTWHTIEASYFIDCSGDSILAPLSGADVVVGRESREATGEPIAPLKADLKTMGNSILLQLEETAEAQPFTPPEWAYQFDDASNLPSRIGSGFGQNFWWLEIGGLQNTIDDAEAIYDELVKAAWGVWDYMKNRGPQAEKLKNWRLKWMGSLPGKRENRRYVGPHMLTQMDLESEGQFEDIVAYGGWKMDDHHPAGLYYPGAATIFHPCPSPYGIPLRSLYSRNVENLFCAGRNISATHVALSSTRVMGTCAIMGQAVGTAAALCTQLGLMPAELSKENIQTVQWHLMEDDCWLPDLPRRSSGLTQNGTCTTSDGSDATVLMDGHERDADHGKHYWSAAVGSSVELAWNQPETVECLRLVFDSDLTLRKRMPSQYGFDEPKLKVPNSMVKAFTVEVLTESGEWEVLRKEEANARRLWVLAVGKAVCGIRWTGHATWGGDNELRLYSMEALDTVLPLTFSPSEGASWSSVCARIPAKDMAAPDHGLEKKSETLVGA, encoded by the coding sequence ATGAACCCCAATTTGAATTCGAAGCATTTTGCTGCCGACCTCTGTGTTGTTGGCGGTGGTATGGCAGGACTGGTAGCTGCGGTTGCGGCGGCGCGGCGCGGGGCCAGTGTCGTCTTGATTCACGATCGCCCGGTGCTGGGGGGGAATGCCTCTTCGGAGGTGCGAATGTGGATTTGTGGAGCATTGGGCTATCACCGGAAGGAGACCGGGATTCTCGAAGAGATCATGTTGCTCAATATGAAGCGCAATCCCGGAGGCTGTTACTCGGTCTGGGATTCGGTCCTGTATGAATTTGCTGCGATGACACCGGGGCTGACGACCTTGCTCAACTGCAGTTGCAATGACTTGGAGATGGAGGGTTCGCGTATTACCAAAGTGAATGCCTGGCAGCTCACGACCCAGACTTGGCATACCATTGAGGCGAGCTATTTTATCGATTGTTCCGGGGACTCGATTCTCGCACCGCTCTCGGGGGCGGATGTGGTCGTGGGTCGGGAAAGCCGGGAAGCTACGGGCGAGCCCATCGCGCCCTTAAAGGCGGATCTGAAGACGATGGGGAATTCGATTTTGCTGCAACTGGAAGAGACGGCGGAAGCGCAACCATTCACACCCCCGGAATGGGCCTACCAGTTTGATGATGCGTCGAATTTACCTTCCAGAATCGGTTCCGGGTTCGGGCAGAATTTCTGGTGGCTGGAAATCGGTGGTCTCCAGAATACGATCGATGATGCGGAAGCGATTTACGACGAGCTGGTCAAGGCAGCCTGGGGTGTGTGGGACTACATGAAGAACCGTGGGCCTCAGGCAGAGAAATTGAAAAACTGGCGGCTCAAATGGATGGGCTCACTCCCGGGCAAGCGGGAGAATCGCCGCTACGTCGGGCCACACATGTTGACGCAGATGGATTTGGAGTCTGAAGGTCAATTTGAGGATATCGTGGCGTATGGTGGATGGAAGATGGACGACCATCATCCGGCCGGGCTTTATTATCCGGGTGCAGCCACGATTTTTCATCCCTGTCCTTCGCCGTATGGGATTCCTCTGCGATCGCTGTATTCCAGGAATGTGGAAAATCTGTTCTGTGCCGGTCGGAATATTTCTGCGACGCATGTGGCTCTGTCCTCGACCCGGGTTATGGGCACCTGTGCGATCATGGGGCAGGCCGTGGGCACTGCGGCGGCGCTGTGCACGCAGCTCGGCTTGATGCCGGCCGAGCTCTCCAAGGAGAATATCCAAACGGTGCAATGGCATTTGATGGAGGACGATTGTTGGCTGCCCGACTTGCCCCGCCGATCTTCCGGGCTGACGCAGAATGGGACCTGCACAACTTCGGATGGTTCTGATGCGACTGTGCTCATGGACGGCCATGAACGGGATGCAGACCATGGGAAGCATTATTGGAGCGCAGCTGTGGGCAGCTCTGTTGAGTTGGCATGGAATCAACCCGAAACGGTCGAATGCCTACGACTGGTATTTGATAGCGATTTGACTCTCAGAAAGCGAATGCCGTCCCAATACGGATTTGATGAACCCAAGTTGAAAGTTCCCAATAGCATGGTAAAGGCATTCACGGTGGAGGTTCTCACCGAATCGGGCGAGTGGGAGGTTTTGCGCAAAGAGGAGGCGAATGCGCGGCGACTCTGGGTCTTGGCCGTCGGCAAAGCGGTTTGTGGCATTCGTTGGACGGGACATGCCACCTGGGGAGGGGACAATGAGCTTCGTCTGTATAGCATGGAAGCATTGGACACTGTGCTGCCGCTCACCTTCAGCCCTAGCGAGGGTGCATCGTGGTCGAGCGTCTGTGCCCGAATCCCAGCTAAAGACATGGCGGCACCGGACCATGGGCTGGAGAAGAAAAGCGAAACCTTGGTGGGTGCTTAA
- a CDS encoding beta-galactosidase — MKPREQILFGGDYNPDQWLSQPDVIDRDFELFEKARINTLTLGVFSWASLEPEEGRYEFGWMDDIFDRAERQNMHIILATPSGGKPNWMALKYPEIRRVTETGQHEVQGRRHNHCLTSPVYREKVRAMNEQLAARYGDREALILWHISNEFSGYCYCDQCFAAFRQWLKAKYQSLDALNDAYWSRFWSHTYTDWEQIQTIDKTVCGLVLDWRRFMTEQCRSFIRNEVEPLRRHSPKIPVTTNFMGVHLDYDYHQLAKELDVVSWDAYPSWHTPQTDSLTSHHSLFAGFRHDLTRSLKRQPFLLMEASPGPVNWKDVSPLLRPGMLRLAGMQAIAHGSDSVCYFQMRKGRGSIEQFHAAVIDHVGHGNTRMFRELSSLGQSLTQMESVVGMPTPAKVAVVFDWESSWILDAAGTQHNTIKQYLETVLAHYKPFWDRGVAVDVVDAKADWSAYQLVVVPMLFLLPESSAQRLAEFVERGGTLVTTYGTGVVDETGLAIAGGIPGHLREVLGIWVEESDALPDPCRRRIKTLTEAKCLSGSYEARHYLDVLHLEGAEALAVYDEDFYAGSPALTRHEYGKGAAWYIASRNDERFTSDLLGNLVKQLEIPYSLNAGLPKGVSAQTRESEGRRLLFLMNFNDEVVSCDLGSSLYADIETGTGYTGLIELEPYAALVLRERE; from the coding sequence ATGAAGCCTCGTGAGCAAATATTATTCGGAGGAGACTATAATCCCGATCAATGGTTGAGCCAACCGGATGTGATTGATCGGGACTTTGAGCTCTTCGAAAAGGCCCGTATCAATACCCTGACGCTGGGAGTTTTTTCCTGGGCGAGCTTGGAGCCGGAAGAGGGGCGTTATGAGTTCGGATGGATGGATGATATTTTCGATCGTGCCGAGCGCCAGAACATGCATATCATTCTCGCGACGCCGAGCGGCGGCAAACCGAACTGGATGGCTTTGAAGTATCCGGAGATCCGGCGCGTGACTGAAACGGGGCAGCATGAAGTGCAGGGGAGGCGTCACAACCACTGCCTGACTTCACCGGTCTATCGTGAGAAGGTGCGTGCGATGAATGAACAGTTGGCGGCTCGCTACGGAGACCGTGAGGCACTGATCCTCTGGCATATCTCCAATGAGTTCAGTGGCTATTGCTATTGCGACCAATGCTTCGCGGCCTTTCGTCAGTGGCTGAAGGCGAAGTATCAGAGTTTGGATGCTTTAAACGATGCCTACTGGAGCCGATTCTGGAGCCACACCTACACCGATTGGGAACAGATCCAGACCATCGACAAGACGGTTTGTGGGCTCGTGCTCGACTGGAGGCGTTTCATGACCGAACAATGTCGCAGCTTTATCCGTAATGAAGTCGAGCCGCTACGCCGTCACTCTCCGAAGATTCCTGTAACGACCAACTTCATGGGCGTTCATCTGGATTACGATTATCATCAGCTTGCCAAAGAACTCGATGTCGTTTCCTGGGATGCCTATCCCTCTTGGCACACGCCTCAAACGGACTCGCTGACCAGCCATCATTCGCTCTTTGCCGGCTTCCGGCATGACCTTACACGGAGCCTGAAACGCCAGCCCTTCCTGTTGATGGAAGCGTCCCCCGGTCCGGTAAACTGGAAGGATGTCTCACCCCTGCTGCGTCCGGGTATGCTGCGTCTGGCGGGGATGCAGGCGATCGCCCACGGCTCGGATTCGGTCTGCTACTTTCAGATGCGCAAAGGGCGGGGGAGCATTGAACAATTCCATGCTGCAGTCATCGATCATGTGGGGCATGGCAATACCCGGATGTTCCGTGAGCTTAGTTCGCTCGGGCAATCCTTGACGCAAATGGAATCGGTCGTGGGGATGCCCACCCCGGCTAAAGTCGCTGTGGTCTTCGACTGGGAGTCCTCCTGGATCCTGGATGCCGCCGGGACGCAACATAATACGATCAAGCAATACTTGGAGACGGTATTGGCACACTACAAGCCATTCTGGGATCGCGGCGTTGCGGTCGATGTCGTCGATGCCAAAGCGGATTGGAGCGCTTACCAGCTGGTGGTCGTGCCGATGCTTTTCTTACTTCCAGAGTCCTCCGCACAGAGGCTGGCTGAATTTGTCGAGCGTGGTGGCACTTTGGTGACGACTTACGGGACGGGTGTGGTGGACGAAACAGGTCTGGCCATCGCCGGCGGTATCCCGGGACATCTGCGTGAGGTTCTGGGCATTTGGGTCGAGGAATCCGATGCGCTGCCGGATCCTTGTCGCCGGAGGATCAAGACGCTTACAGAAGCGAAATGTCTTTCGGGCAGCTACGAGGCCCGTCACTATTTGGACGTCTTACACCTGGAAGGCGCGGAAGCGCTGGCTGTTTATGACGAGGATTTCTATGCGGGTTCTCCGGCACTGACGAGGCATGAATACGGCAAAGGCGCCGCGTGGTATATTGCCTCCCGGAATGACGAGCGCTTTACGAGCGATCTTCTGGGGAATCTGGTCAAGCAGCTGGAGATCCCTTATAGTCTGAATGCAGGCCTGCCGAAGGGTGTCTCGGCTCAAACCCGGGAGAGCGAAGGGCGGCGTTTGTTGTTCCTTATGAACTTTAACGACGAAGTGGTTTCCTGCGATTTGGGTTCTAGCCTGTATGCCGATATTGAAACCGGGACAGGCTACACTGGATTGATCGAGCTGGAGCCGTATGCGGCTTTGGTTTTGAGGGAACGCGAATGA
- a CDS encoding REP-associated tyrosine transposase, translating to MQTQINVVFSVIMSNRADIPSECWSGTMLGCYYDQLPHWVVDFGCYALTIRCKGSLPKAIIQKLAEINDALKDITAQNEEALKYHRRSFQILEAYLDKSGENALFHQPNVRLSFSEFMQDYDINGLRLKNWAIMPNHMHLLTEPFRAQEVQDFRSAIQQFKLRSTQNINRALKRSGPVWQKGWYDRWVRNENEFRRWLRYIQMNPVKAGLCHSPEEWIGLQ from the coding sequence TTGCAAACGCAAATTAACGTAGTATTCTCGGTGATAATGTCGAACAGGGCGGATATTCCGAGCGAGTGCTGGTCCGGAACAATGCTTGGGTGCTACTACGATCAGCTACCACATTGGGTCGTCGATTTTGGCTGTTATGCCCTCACCATTCGATGCAAAGGGAGCCTTCCCAAAGCCATCATCCAGAAGCTCGCTGAAATCAACGATGCCTTAAAAGACATTACTGCCCAAAACGAAGAAGCACTAAAATACCACCGGCGCTCGTTCCAGATTTTAGAAGCTTATTTGGACAAAAGTGGTGAGAATGCACTTTTTCATCAACCCAATGTCCGCCTATCATTCAGCGAGTTCATGCAAGATTACGATATAAACGGCCTGCGATTAAAAAATTGGGCAATCATGCCAAATCACATGCATTTGCTAACCGAGCCTTTTCGTGCACAAGAAGTTCAAGATTTCAGATCCGCCATCCAACAGTTCAAGCTGAGGTCGACCCAGAATATCAATAGGGCATTGAAGCGAAGTGGGCCGGTCTGGCAAAAAGGATGGTATGACCGATGGGTCCGAAATGAAAATGAGTTTCGGCGCTGGCTTAGATATATACAGATGAACCCCGTAAAAGCCGGACTTTGTCATTCTCCGGAAGAGTGGATCGGCCTCCAGTAG